A section of the Ranitomeya imitator isolate aRanImi1 chromosome 7, aRanImi1.pri, whole genome shotgun sequence genome encodes:
- the RPUSD1 gene encoding RNA pseudouridylate synthase domain-containing protein 1, with the protein MEPGSIETLSLLHQSSDFLVVNKHWDIRIDSKMWYEKLTVQRQLKHCFPELADPDTYYGFRFCHQLDFSTSGALCVALNKEAAGRAYKCFKERTVTKAYLALVRGFVAESRMTITLAIGKNTQDGLTHMMCVEGTEGCKNSKPCQTDLLVLQRGLYKGDPVTKVLLQPLTGRTHQLRVHCSALGYPIVGDFTYSFKTDTDPYRMMLHAYYLRIPTDRELIEVTAPDPFCPDLDPSWLPADTIRSLSDAMTEIVSKQVESGSKKEVQKPPERPRKEATERERAACEQWLAEWAGE; encoded by the exons ATGGAGCCGGGCAGTATAGAGACGTTGTCCCTCCTGCACCAGAGCTCCGACTTCCTGGTGGTGAACAAGCACTGGGACATCCGCATAGACAGTAAGATGTGGTACGAGAAGCTGACGGTGCAGCGACAGCTCAAGCACTGCTTCCCCGAGCTCGCCGACCCCGACACCTACTACGGGTTCAG GTTCTGCCATCAGCTCGACTTTTCGACCAGCGGAGCCCTATGTGTCGCCCTCAACAAGGAAGCCGCGGGGCGGGCGTACAAGTGCTTCAAAGAGCGGACGGTCACCAAGGCGTACCTGGCCCTG GTCAGGGGCTTCGTAGCAGAAAGTCGCATGACCATCACCCTGGCCATAGGCAAGAACACGCAGGACGGACTCACACACATGATGTGCGTAGAGGGGACGGAGG GGTGCAAGAATTCCAAACCTTGTCAGACGGACCTCCTCGTGCTACAGCGTGGACTATACAAAGGAGACCCGGTGACTAAAGTCTTATTACAGCCTCTGACAG GCCGTACCCACCAGCTGAGAGTCCACTGCAGCGCCCTGGGTTACCCCATCGTAGGCGACTTTACCTATAGCTTTAAGACCGACACGGACCCCTACAGAATGATGCTTCACGCGTACTACCTCCGAATCCCCACCGACCGAGAGCTCATTGAAGTCACAGCACCCGACCCTTTCTGTCCAGATCTGGACCCCAGTTGGCTGCCCGCAGACACCATCCGTAGCCTCAGTGATGCCATGACGGAAATCGTCAGCAAGCAGGTGGAGTCAGGTAGCAAGAAAGAAGTGCAGAAGCCACCAGAGAGACCGCGCAAGGAGgcgacggagcgggagagagctgcGTGTGAGCAGTGGTTGGCGGAGTGGGCCGGTGAATGA